One stretch of Glycine soja cultivar W05 chromosome 7, ASM419377v2, whole genome shotgun sequence DNA includes these proteins:
- the LOC114419462 gene encoding (3S,6E)-nerolidol synthase 1-like, translated as MALHFKTCIFSFKPHQIMTTKAQLSQSFNPAKLDSLHIANKWNIVQEERSSALFTKTGDLISINHSDKLEVVKNEFMNTVGENSLRGLYMIDAMQRLNIDYHFQEEIEEFLRRQYVNSTTIAGGYYGDDIHEIALRFRLLRQQGFFVPEEVFHKFTNKEGKFNQKLGENIKGMVELYEASPLGIAGEDTLAEAGEFSGPVLKEKLDCIDIHNLEAKFVKRTLEQPFHKSLPMFTARNFFGDFDATNTWLGSLKEVAKMDFSLLQCMYHREITQISNWWTGLGLANELMYARNQPLKWYIWSLACFTDPTLSEERVELTKPISLIYIIDDIFDVYGTLDELTLFTEAVCRWDITAIEQLPDYMKACFGVLYNLTNEISSKVYQKHGWNPIDSLQHAWKSLCKAFLVEAKWFASGNLPSAEEYLKNGIVSSGVHIVMVHAFFLLGHGLTEENIKIIDRNPDIISSPATILRLWDDLGNAEDENQQGNDGSYVNCLMMDHPHYTTRTARKRVMSKISDAWKSLNQECLFGNHFHSTFTKASLNLARMVPLMYSYDDKQSLPGLEEQVKSLLYDDFL; from the exons ATGGCACTGCATTTCAAAACgtgcattttttctttcaaacctCATCAAATTATGACAACAAAGGCTCAGCTTTCTCAAAGCTTCAATCCTGCTAAACTTGATTCTCTTCACATTGCCAACAAATGGAACATTGTTCAAGAAGAAAGATCTAGCGCATTATTCACAAAAACT GGAGATCTCATCAGCATTAATCACTCAGACAAACTGGAGGTGGTCAAGAATGAATTTATGAACACTGTGGGTGAAAATTCATTAAGAGGTTTGTACATGATTGATGCCATGCAGCGCCTAAATATTGATTACCACTTCCAAGAGGAAATTGAAGAATTCCTAAGGAGGCAATATGTGAATTCTACTACTATTGCGGGTGGTTATTATGGTGATGATATTCATGAGATTGCACTTCGCTTCAGGCTATTGAGACAACAAGGTTTCTTTGTGCCCGAAG AGGTGTTTCACAAGTTCACAAACAAGGAGGGAAAGTTCAACCAAAAACTTGGTGAAAATATAAAGGGAATGGTAGAGTTATATGAAGCCTCACCGTTAGGCATAGCAGGGGAAGACACACTTGCTGAAGCTGGTGAATTTAGTGGCCCAGTCCTAAAGGAAAAGTTGGATTGTATAGATATCCATAATCTTGAAGCTAAGTTTGTGAAGAGAACCTTAGAACAACCTTTCCACAAAAGCTTGCCCATGTTTACTGCTAGAAATTTCTTTGGTGATTTCGATGCCACGAATACATGGTTAGGTTCCTTAAAAGAAGTGGCGAAAATGGATTTCAGTTTGCTGCAATGCATGTACCATCGAGAGATTACTCAAATTTCAAA CTGGTGGACAGGGCTTGGTTTAGCCAACGAGTTAATGTATGCAAGAAATCAACCACTTAAATGGTACATTTGGTCATTGGCATGTTTCACGGATCCTACTTTGTCAGAGGAAAGGGTTGAGCTCACAAAACCAATATCTTTAATCTACATAATAGATGACATTTTCGATGTTTATGGGACACTAGATGAATTAACTCTTTTCACAGAAGCTGTTTGCAG ATGGGATATTACAGCAATTGAGCAGCTACCAGATTACATGAAGGCATGTTTCGGAGTTCTCTACAATCTCACAAATGAAATCAGCTCCAAGGTCTATCAGAAGCACGGGTGGAACCCCATAGACTCTCTACAACATGCG TGGAAGAGTTTGTGCAAAGCCTTCCTAGTTGAAGCAAAATGGTTTGCTTCTGGGAACTTGCCCAGTGCCGAAGAATACTTAAAGAATGGAATAGTAAGCTCTGGAGTGCATATTGTGATGGTTcatgctttctttcttttgggGCATGGATTAACAGAGGAAAATATTAAGATCATAGACAGAAACCCTGACATCATTTCTTCCCCCGCAACAATTCTTCGACTTTGGGATGACTTGGGAAATGCAGAG GACGAGAATCAACAAGGCAATGATGGATCGTACGTGAATTGTCTCATGATGGATCACCCACACTACACGACGAGAACAGcaagaaaaagggtgatgagtaaGATCTCCGATGCATGGAAGAGCCTCAACCAAGAGTGCTTGTTTGGTAACCATTTCCATTCGACATTCACTAAGGCCTCACTCAATCTTGCAAGGATGGTACCATTGATGTATAGTTATGACGACAAACAGTCCCTTCCAGGGCTAGAGGAGCAAGTCAAGTCATTGCTTTATGATGATTTTCTTTAA